In Vibrio alginolyticus NBRC 15630 = ATCC 17749, one genomic interval encodes:
- a CDS encoding LytR/AlgR family response regulator transcription factor, whose product MNTGFTAIIADDEPLLRHHLDKSLAEVWPELEVIAKVADGEQALQAIEQSQPDIAFLDIRMPVLDGMTLAQKLNQLANPPLIVFVTAYDDYAIKAFEQNAADYLLKPISDERLLTTCERVKARLAKREQESSNVQMSSLLEQLQQLSAPQTPQYLQWIKATQGEDIHLIATSDVLYFKAEEKYVSVYAQQGQGKVQEYLIRTSLKELIGQLNPEQFWQVHRSSVVQVCKINKVNKDFAGRMFVHVGENKLPVSRASQSLFKGM is encoded by the coding sequence ATGAATACAGGGTTTACTGCCATTATTGCTGATGATGAACCGCTATTGAGGCATCATCTTGATAAAAGCCTAGCTGAAGTGTGGCCAGAGCTAGAGGTGATAGCCAAAGTCGCCGATGGTGAACAAGCGTTGCAAGCCATTGAGCAAAGCCAACCTGATATTGCGTTTCTCGATATTCGTATGCCAGTTTTGGATGGTATGACCTTAGCGCAAAAACTCAATCAACTCGCCAATCCACCTTTGATTGTGTTTGTCACCGCGTACGATGATTACGCCATCAAAGCTTTTGAGCAAAATGCTGCCGATTATTTGCTTAAGCCTATCTCGGATGAGCGCCTTCTGACGACGTGTGAAAGAGTGAAAGCACGCCTTGCCAAGCGAGAGCAAGAAAGCAGTAATGTGCAGATGAGCAGCCTATTGGAGCAGTTGCAGCAATTATCCGCGCCACAAACGCCGCAATATCTTCAGTGGATCAAAGCGACGCAAGGGGAAGATATTCATCTGATTGCCACGTCTGATGTGTTGTATTTCAAAGCGGAAGAAAAATACGTTTCTGTGTATGCCCAACAAGGACAGGGTAAAGTGCAGGAGTATTTGATTCGCACATCGTTGAAAGAGTTGATAGGGCAGCTTAACCCAGAACAGTTCTGGCAAGTACACCGTTCAAGCGTGGTGCAAGTGTGCAAAATTAACAAAGTAAACAAAGACTTTGCTGGCAGAATGTTTGTTCACGTTGGAGAGAACAAGCTCCCGGTGAGCCGTGCATCTCAAAGTTTGTTCAAAGGGATGTAA